TGCTTCAGCTTCCGTAAGGGCGTGTGAAGCCCGTCTGAAATACACCGGGTAGGTGCCTGCAAGGCGGTTGTAGCAGTGGTATATGGCTTGCTTCATTATATGGCTATTCGGAGTATCGGCCGATGATGGTTGGTGCTGACGGGCACAGGCTTCGTTGCTAGCGGAACGGATCTGGGCGTGTGGCGGGAAAGCTGTGCGGGGAGATGAAGAGCATGACAATGGGTAACGGTGCCATGGACGGTTCCGACAAAGAACATCTGCGCCCGGCACGCATGCGCATCAAAACCACGGTGTTGATAAGCCATAGCGACGAGTCGCATACGACTGATCTGATCGATATCTCGGCCACGGGCGTGTTGCTGCGCCGGCCGCGCGAGTGGGGCGGCAAGGCCGGTGAGAGCTGGATGCTGGACATGATCTTCGGCAGTGATCTGCATATCAACCTCGAAGCGAAGGTGGCTCGCGTATCCGAAAGACACATAGGTTTTGCCTACACACGCATTCCGGAAGACAAGCAGGTACCACTGTGGAATCTACTGGGCGGCTATGCGGATATTCTGGAGATGTGGCACGACGAGTGACGAAGATTGGGATGCAAACCCTTACCTGATCACGCTTGCTTTGGTAATGATCTCCATCTCACTCGCCGGGTGAGTCAAAGATCACTCGCAAACCCAAAGGCCATGCGCAATGTGCGTTAGGAGGTCACGGAATCAGGCCTTATTCAGCGTTGCCTTAATGCGTTTATTATGTTGCAGGTTCACCCAGCCATCCGCCGTGCGTACCTGCAGCGGCTGGAAGCGCCGCTTGTAATCCATCTTCGGATGATCTTCGATCCAGAAACCCAGGTATACCCAGGGAATACCTCGCCGTCGTGCTAGTTCCACTTGCTGCAGGATGGCGAACGTGCCCAGACTGCGTTCCTGCTCATCCGGTTCGTAAAAGGTATAGACGGCTGAAATGCCGGTGGCGCAAATGTCGGTAACCGCCACTGCAAGCAAACGTTCGCCCAGGTGCAATTCCAGGAACACCGTGGGGCTCCACGGTGCGGTTAGAAAGCGGCGAAAATCGCTGGCTTCGGCTTCGTCCATGCCGCCACCGGGATGGCGTGTGCGCAGATAGCGCGAGTACAGCGCATGGCGCTCGCTGTTGTAGCCGGCCATGTGCTCGGTAAAGGTCAGGTCGGCATTGCGTCTCAGGCAGCGGCGCTGCGAACGGTCTGGCTTGAAGTGGGCCACGTCGATGCGGCAAGGCGTGCAGGCATGGCAATGGGGGCAATGCGGAAAATACAGATGCCCGCCCGCACGGCGAAAACCGTGATCCAGCGCGGCGCCATACAGGTGATCCAACTGTGGGGCAGCCGGATCGATCACCAAGTTCTGCGCTGTGCGCCCGGCAAAATAGCCGCAGGTGTGCGGCAGGGTCTGAAACAGGCGGACG
The sequence above is a segment of the Dyella sp. M7H15-1 genome. Coding sequences within it:
- a CDS encoding PilZ domain-containing protein, whose amino-acid sequence is MTMGNGAMDGSDKEHLRPARMRIKTTVLISHSDESHTTDLIDISATGVLLRRPREWGGKAGESWMLDMIFGSDLHINLEAKVARVSERHIGFAYTRIPEDKQVPLWNLLGGYADILEMWHDE
- a CDS encoding arginyltransferase, with amino-acid sequence MRSDHVRLFQTLPHTCGYFAGRTAQNLVIDPAAPQLDHLYGAALDHGFRRAGGHLYFPHCPHCHACTPCRIDVAHFKPDRSQRRCLRRNADLTFTEHMAGYNSERHALYSRYLRTRHPGGGMDEAEASDFRRFLTAPWSPTVFLELHLGERLLAVAVTDICATGISAVYTFYEPDEQERSLGTFAILQQVELARRRGIPWVYLGFWIEDHPKMDYKRRFQPLQVRTADGWVNLQHNKRIKATLNKA